A genomic stretch from Spirochaetota bacterium includes:
- a CDS encoding TonB-dependent receptor gives MNKINLIIIIISITALRAVNAAGEEEAIELNKIVVSATRYEKSYFETPVSVSVIDKKDILEKSPQNAGELLKEVAGVEIHHDYTPGISKARIRGLSASRVVTLVDGKRWNSHISSLTGGDYLNSIDVGQIDRIEVIHGPASILYGSGAIGGVINIITRKSAAVKENYADVNFYSSYGSVNDFIAAGGEVECGYEKLNILVGAIKRSAGDLDTPEGKLEHSSFDSFNMNFNTRYAIGDKQSLSLSAQRFRGENIETPESKGEEFSLIIDIPRLNRDMVYLSYDVREIRSWFSFFNLSFHYQKEEVKYINSTRLGTLESGYSEILLEGVMEIDTFGAQTHGIFLYETIWPQTLTTGMEYYHDEAKSPLKMNGEDKVVVDGSYDSVAVFAHDEIKLHRDFIATIGGRYDWCYGQNETEDREKAENRAWALSAAAGLLYSITDHINFLASFSSAFRAPTLEELFYYGAVPGGGTLEGNPDLDPEISLNYEAGMKIRHSRIVCGISAYLNKINDYIIMAESDEPGVMTFSNIGEAEIWGIESSLDFIMSQSWSVFSTLGYTKGEDKTGDDPLEGIPPLKVILGLRYDKKKTPLFDGRFWSEISARIYDEQDRIPHDWTEDQKTPAFTVYDFRMGYNISSVSIIKDINFIFEIENLGNRKYKSFPVIYMKDLNWDDSLIQAGRNYKFSFHCKI, from the coding sequence ATGAATAAAATTAATCTAATAATTATAATTATATCAATAACGGCCCTGCGGGCAGTGAATGCAGCTGGGGAAGAAGAGGCTATTGAGCTGAATAAGATTGTTGTCTCAGCTACGAGATATGAGAAATCTTATTTTGAGACTCCAGTTTCTGTTAGTGTGATAGATAAAAAAGATATACTTGAGAAGTCCCCTCAGAACGCAGGGGAACTCCTCAAAGAGGTTGCCGGCGTGGAGATACATCACGATTATACACCGGGCATCAGCAAGGCAAGAATAAGAGGTTTGTCCGCCAGCAGGGTGGTGACGCTTGTTGATGGAAAGAGATGGAATTCTCATATAAGCAGCCTCACCGGAGGCGACTACCTGAATTCCATTGATGTTGGCCAGATAGATCGGATAGAGGTGATACATGGCCCGGCCTCTATACTCTATGGTTCCGGTGCTATCGGAGGTGTCATCAATATCATTACCAGAAAGTCTGCGGCAGTTAAAGAGAATTATGCGGATGTAAATTTTTATTCCAGTTATGGGAGTGTAAATGACTTTATAGCAGCTGGCGGTGAGGTAGAGTGTGGGTATGAGAAGCTTAATATTCTTGTAGGTGCCATCAAAAGAAGTGCTGGAGATCTGGATACTCCTGAAGGGAAGCTTGAACATAGCAGTTTTGATTCTTTTAATATGAATTTTAATACAAGATATGCCATTGGGGATAAACAAAGTCTTTCTCTTTCAGCTCAGCGCTTTAGAGGAGAGAATATTGAGACCCCCGAGTCAAAGGGGGAGGAATTTTCTCTGATAATTGACATTCCCCGTTTAAATAGGGATATGGTCTATCTCAGTTATGATGTGAGGGAAATAAGATCGTGGTTTTCATTTTTTAATTTGAGCTTCCACTATCAAAAAGAAGAGGTGAAGTATATCAATAGCACCAGGCTCGGCACGCTGGAATCAGGTTATTCAGAGATATTGCTTGAGGGCGTCATGGAGATCGATACCTTTGGCGCTCAAACTCATGGAATTTTCTTATATGAAACCATCTGGCCTCAGACCTTGACTACAGGGATGGAGTACTATCATGATGAGGCGAAATCACCTCTTAAAATGAATGGGGAAGATAAGGTGGTAGTTGACGGCAGCTATGACAGTGTTGCTGTTTTTGCTCATGATGAGATTAAACTACACAGGGATTTTATAGCTACAATAGGCGGAAGATATGACTGGTGCTATGGTCAAAATGAAACCGAAGACAGGGAAAAGGCTGAAAACAGGGCTTGGGCCCTGAGCGCGGCAGCAGGCCTCCTCTATTCCATTACTGATCATATAAATTTTTTAGCGTCTTTTTCAAGCGCATTTCGCGCTCCTACGCTTGAGGAGCTCTTTTACTACGGCGCTGTTCCGGGCGGCGGCACCCTGGAAGGCAATCCTGACCTGGATCCTGAGATAAGCCTGAATTATGAAGCCGGTATGAAGATAAGGCATTCCAGGATTGTCTGCGGAATATCAGCATATTTAAATAAGATAAATGATTATATTATAATGGCTGAGTCAGATGAACCTGGTGTAATGACCTTTAGCAATATAGGGGAAGCAGAAATATGGGGCATTGAGAGCAGTCTTGATTTTATTATGAGCCAGAGTTGGTCTGTCTTTTCTACGCTTGGATATACAAAGGGTGAGGATAAGACAGGGGATGATCCGCTTGAAGGCATACCGCCCTTAAAGGTTATCCTGGGTTTGAGGTATGATAAGAAGAAGACGCCGCTTTTTGACGGCAGGTTCTGGTCGGAGATTTCCGCCCGTATCTATGATGAACAGGATAGAATACCTCATGATTGGACCGAAGATCAGAAGACACCTGCATTCACTGTGTACGACTTCAGGATGGGATACAATATCTCTTCCGTCAGTATCATTAAGGATATTAATTTTATTTTTGAGATAGAAAATTTGGGAAACAGGAAATATAAATCATTTCCGGTAATATACATGAAGGATTTAAACTGGGATGATTCTTTGATTCAAGCTGGCAGGAATTATAAATTTAGCTTTCACTGTAAAATATAA